The Yamadazyma tenuis chromosome 2, complete sequence sequence GAGGTCTTCGTTTTTGACATTGAGAAGTCCATCCTTATTGACAAGAGCCATCGAGGTGGATCCATCAATACGGCCAGATATCTTCATTAACCGGGTGATGGTTCTTCCAGAGGGCTTCTTGTTACGCTCAACTTCCAACGCCGGGATTTTGGACTTATTGGTGAGGATTTCGGTGGACTTTAACTTCTTAGCGGCTTTGGCAGAAGGCACATCAGAGGGGGTTTCGTCAATCACGAATTCGGCGTCGGTTCCCACGAGCCGTTGTTTCTCACGGCTCTGTTCAAGGTTGTCCTCAATGTCCTTGATGTCGATGTTCTTGACCCATGACCGTTTGGTCTTTCTGGATGTTTTGCTTCCCATGATGAAGATGCGATGAGATGAagagatgagatgagagTGCGAAAATTTTGAAGAGGCCGACAACTAAGCACCGCGAAATCATGGGCCAAATGGCGCGGGCGCTCTGGCGGCCCCGCGAAACTTGGTGAAACTGCTGTTTAAATGTACGATACATGGTTCTCTGCCACTATCCAAGAGTGTCTGGGCACCCCTTTTCTTACCCAAACACCCACTGAAAGTCTGATCATTTTCCTAACATTTTCCTGgcccatacacccactgAAAATCTGATCATTTCTACGAGCCCGTTAAACACTGTTCTTTCCTGGAACCCTCAACTATCAGTAGGATCAAGTAATGAAGTTCTtttatatatatatatgtATCTGTATCCACTCACACGTGATGCTCATTTGGTACACCAGCATGGTGAGTCTTATTTTTGTGAATTTCTCACCTCTCAGCCCATTCCGTTGTCGACTGCACAGTTCCAGACTTCAGTACGGTCCAGCGGCTTATAGATACCTAGATATCAAGCATGGACTCCCACCCAGAAATCTGTCATAAAATTAGATGCTCCAGGAGGTGCCTATATTTCTGGTGCTTCAATGTGTCTGATCTGCAAGCAGATGCATAATTGCAACCGTTTTTGGAGAAACGCAGGAAAAACAAACCAAAGGAAGTCGGCTGCAACGTCGCTATTTGTATTATACAAGCTGCCACTATATTGTTAATGAGTGGTATATGGATTGTGAGGGTGGTATCACTGGCAATTATTTGAATGCCGACTTAGGGTTTCGTATACAATGTCGTACCCACCACACAATACGGTACGAAGTACTGCGGTCCGATATCACCACGCGGGCTTTCCCAACACGGGCTTTCCCAACACAGCCTTTCCCAACACGGCTCGGAGCCATGGAAATTACCCCTTCGGTGCTTACCCCAAGTCTAGCCTATTGACAAATTCCTGGAAACCCTCTCTTATTGGAGAGGGTTGCTCACCGTTTATCTCCATGTGTCAAGAAATATCAAGGCTTGGGAGGCTTGGGAGGCTTGGGCACTATCTATCAATGCGAGCAATTGACCGATCCGAATAACAAGGCTGCGGTCGGTACCCCGGATCTATGGTGAAAGAAATGGAGAGGTTCCGGGTGGCAAATATTTCTTGCGCCGTATCCGTGAAGCGGCTGACACGGGATCTCAACACTCACGGAATCAGGAAACAAATACGCAAGAACGACCCGCAAGAACGAGGGTGGGTTACATAATCGCAGAGGCGCGGGCTCAGCTGGAATCCTTCTCAATTGGAGATAGCGGCGACGGGCGGCGACGGCAATAGCATCTGATCGCGCGCCCTGTGCCTGTCTGGGGTTAACCGGCGCTAATTCCTGGGTTTTAATAGAGACAGGTAACCTGTCAGTGCATGAACGGAGACGGATGATACAGATGAAATTCAAGCCTCACATACCATTTCTGATAGACCATTCTTAAAATAGCCCCCTTCAAACATTTGTTGGCGGAGGGCGGTCTTCGGTGGTAACCCCAATGCGGAAAGTCAGACTTGTGTTTGTCAGCCTGACTGATGGCCTCTGTGCATGATGTGTGATGCATGCTTTTACGGTTTGCATTTGGTATTCGGTTTTCTTGTTAAATACGGCTTAGGGTTTGATGCCGGATTCCGGTGCATACTGTGGACGGTTTTCTTACTAATATGACAAATTAACTATAAATACTCTTGACATCCCGATTTTACCAGTGCTTTTGCAACTTGCCAATTGTTTTGTTTACCGTATTAACTCCATGGGTCTTGGTACCTAATCATCTTTTTGTTAACCCATCGTCCATCCCCCTTCTTACATGAAAGAATCTCATAAGCCCAAACACAAACGGATGTCGTCGCCAAAGACCGCTGCCAACCCGTCCTCCGTCTCCGCGTCAACCAAAGTTTCCCCGGAACACCCCCCACCTTCCACTTCCGGTTCCGGTACCTTGGACTCTCAGTTCATCGacaacatcaccaatatcatcttcaccCAAACCTCCAATTCCTACTTCCCGCTCGATATCTCGCTATCGTCGGTGTCGGATGAGGTGGCtcaggtgttgaagaaatttAATTTACCCTGTCAAAAACAATTGagtatcaccaacaagtccttgagCGATAAACTTGTGCCCCGGTTGGTCAAACTCGACCCGTCCCTCAAGTTGGActactccaagttcatctCCCACCCGGGCAACTTGTTTGTCAAAAACCTCTCTAAAACCAAGTTGAATCACAGTaaaatgttcaagttctttaaTTCCCACAGCCTGTACCGGTCACTTGGTGAACTCAATATTTTCAACCAGACGTCCACCAACGACGACGACGTGTTTGCCATCTTGCGGTTCGACAACTACCTCGACGTCGagtttttgttgaccaagaagtttaCTTCTAACCCGTTCCACGTTAACCCGAACTTCCAATTGTACCTCAACAAGTACATTTCGAAGAAACAACGTAAGCTCATCCACGAAGAGTTTGACgagttcaacaactacAACAGTCTTGTGCTCGAGAACTTGAGTGGGTTTTTTCCCCCAGGGTTTGAATTTTCGCTTGTTAATTTGCAGCTGTTTTTCGATAAGTTCCGAATTTTTGGCAACATCCAGATGATCTACTTCCccgtcaacttgatcaacgCCAACAGCGACTTTGTGCCGGCAGACTTTGGTTTCATCAATTTTGAGGTGTCAGAGAACTCCAACCTCAATATCCTTAAATGTGTGTACTATTTGAACCACCTCACGTACGAGGAGTTCAACGACTTTTCCGAGTCTACCATCGCCCAACACGACTTGACGTCGGACTTTGATGCCAACGGGGCTGGCACCACCAATGGCATCCATATCTCCATTTCCCAGCACAAACACAACCATTATTTATACCAATTCTGCCCTACGCTTTTGAGCTTGGCTAACGGGGTTTTGTCTGTCAGCTACATCGACATGGCGTTCCACTCGGCCtttctcaacaactttgCTCGGTACTCCAACTACCAGGAAACCAATATCTACGTCAACAACTTTCCCACGTTATTTGCAAATAATGATGCTCAGTGGGAGCGGTTTTGGCAGCGGTTTGGGGCCATTAAGCTGGCGAAAATCATCAAGCCCCAGTTCTATGCCAAAGAAGACCAGAGCGTGGGGAAAAttgggtttgtgttttttgaGGACTTTAAGATGGCTTTGAAAgccatcatcatcaccaacaacaagttggttaGTATTGACAATCTGAGttacttgatcaaaaccaGTTTCGCGCTCCAGAAGCTCCACCGAGACCGGCGCAAGAAGTCGGGCGACAGCTTGGACCAGCAGCTAGAGGCCCCGGCCCCGTACTACTACGAGTATCCTGAGCGGGATGAAGACGATAGGAGTTATACTTATCTGATGCCGGGGCCCATGGGGCAATTTCACCAGCCGTTTCACCAGCCGTTCTTCTTTCCGGTGGCGCAACTGGTGCCGTTTTACCCGTACTATAACTATCCCAGCTACCATGTATATAACAGTCAATGATCTTCCAATGTATATAGTCAATGAGCTCCGGAAGTCGTGCTAGTATACAAAAATAAACGTCTCGCACCATGGCACCGTC is a genomic window containing:
- a CDS encoding uncharacterized protein (EggNog:ENOG503PV6W), with the protein product MKESHKPKHKRMSSPKTAANPSSVSASTKVSPEHPPPSTSGSGTLDSQFIDNITNIIFTQTSNSYFPLDISLSSVSDEVAQVLKKFNLPCQKQLSITNKSLSDKLVPRLVKLDPSLKLDYSKFISHPGNLFVKNLSKTKLNHSKMFKFFNSHSSYRSLGELNIFNQTSTNDDDVFAILRFDNYLDVEFLLTKKFTSNPFHVNPNFQLYLNKYISKKQRKLIHEEFDEFNNYNSLVLENLSGFFPPGFEFSLVNLQSFFDKFRIFGNIQMIYFPVNLINANSDFVPADFGFINFEVSENSNLNILKCVYYLNHLTYEEFNDFSESTIAQHDLTSDFDANGAGTTNGIHISISQHKHNHYLYQFCPTLLSLANGVLSVSYIDMAFHSAFLNNFARYSNYQETNIYVNNFPTLFANNDAQWERFWQRFGAIKSAKIIKPQFYAKEDQSVGKIGFVFFEDFKMALKAIIITNNKLVSIDNSSYLIKTSFALQKLHRDRRKKSGDSLDQQLEAPAPYYYEYPERDEDDRINELRKSC